In Acidobacteriota bacterium, the following proteins share a genomic window:
- the rfbC gene encoding dTDP-4-dehydrorhamnose 3,5-epimerase, whose amino-acid sequence MKVRTTNLEGVLLFEPVVHGDERGFFLETYHQGKYAEAGLDATFVQDNHSRSGASILRGLHAQRCHPQGKLVRAVEGAIFDVAVDIRRGSPTFAHWYGTVLSDKNFRQLYVPPGFAHGFCVIGESAQVEYKCTDLYRPDDEISIRWDDPEIAIDWPIREPRLSQKDDAGAQTLAELAERLPIYPNAAATPT is encoded by the coding sequence ATGAAGGTACGCACCACCAACCTCGAGGGGGTTCTGCTCTTCGAGCCCGTCGTCCACGGCGACGAACGCGGCTTCTTCCTCGAGACCTACCACCAGGGCAAGTACGCCGAGGCCGGCCTCGACGCCACCTTCGTCCAGGACAACCACTCGCGCTCCGGTGCCAGCATCCTGCGCGGCCTCCACGCTCAGCGCTGCCATCCGCAGGGCAAGCTGGTGCGGGCCGTCGAGGGAGCGATCTTCGACGTCGCGGTCGACATCCGCCGCGGCTCACCGACCTTCGCCCACTGGTACGGCACCGTACTGAGCGACAAGAACTTCCGCCAGCTCTACGTTCCGCCGGGCTTTGCCCACGGCTTCTGCGTCATCGGCGAGTCGGCCCAGGTCGAGTACAAGTGCACCGACCTCTATCGGCCGGACGACGAGATCAGCATCCGCTGGGACGACCCGGAGATCGCCATCGACTGGCCGATTCGCGAACCGCGCCTGTCGCAGAAGGACGACGCCGGCGCCCAAACTCTGGCCGAGCTCGCCGAGCGACTACCGATCTACCCGAACGCCGCCGCCACGCCCACATGA